A stretch of DNA from Acidimicrobiales bacterium:
TGTAGTCGTAGCGCACCTCCACCACCCGCTCCGGCCGCAGCGGCACGAACGACAGGTCCTTGGTGGCGTTCCAGCGGCTCCCCGCCTGGCCCCGGTGCTCCTCCGCCATCGACTCGGCCCACGACCAGGGGTGGTCGGCCATGTCCGCCACCAGGGGCTGGAGCTCGGCGAACAGCTCCCGCCGGCGGGCCATCGGGAACGCCCCCACCACGCCCACCGACACCAGCAGCGGCTCGGCCTCGTGGTCCGACGCCGGCGCTCGGGGGTGGGCCGGATCGTCGTAGAGGCCCAGCAGCAGCGACCCGACGGCGTCGGCCTCCCGCTTGTGCACCCGGTAGCCGGCGACCACGCAGTCGGCCGTCCGCACGTGCTTCACCTTCTCCATCACCCGCTTGTTGGGCTGGTAGGTGACGTCGGGCGACTTGGCGATCAGGCCGTCGAGCCCGGCCCCCTCGAACTGCTGGAACCACTTGCCCGCCAGGTCGACGTCGCGGGTCACCGGCGTCAGCCGCACGCTCGCCCCCGGCACCGACCCCGGCCCCAGCGCCTCCTCCAGGCGGGCGCGGCGCGCGGCGAACGGCAGGTCCATGAACGACTCGTCGCCCAGGGCCAGCAGGTCGAACGCCACGAACGTCGCCGGCGTCTTCTCGGACAGCATGTGCA
This window harbors:
- a CDS encoding ATP-dependent DNA ligase — encoded protein: MDLPVMPPVAPMLAKPVAGIPADRIYEPKWDGFRSIVFRDGDEVEIGSRNERPMTRYFPELVAAFLEELPERCVVDGEIVVPGDDGLDFWALQQRIHPAASRVHMLSEKTPATFVAFDLLALGDESFMDLPFAARRARLEEALGPGSVPGASVRLTPVTRDVDLAGKWFQQFEGAGLDGLIAKSPDVTYQPNKRVMEKVKHVRTADCVVAGYRVHKREADAVGSLLLGLYDDPAHPRAPASDHEAEPLLVSVGVVGAFPMARRRELFAELQPLVADMADHPWSWAESMAEEHRGQAGSRWNATKDLSFVPLRPERVVEVRYDYMEGFRFRHTAQFVRWRPDRDPLSCGYDQLEEPVPFDLAEVLAGRVT